One window of the Nicotiana tabacum cultivar K326 chromosome 4, ASM71507v2, whole genome shotgun sequence genome contains the following:
- the LOC107787412 gene encoding malate synthase, glyoxysomal, whose translation MVSFETFLQPNISVLKKSSGMMGYDVPEGVDIRGRYDPEFSKILTRDALQFVADLQREFRNHIKYAMECRKEAKMRYNNGGLPGFDPATKYIREGEWLCAPVPQAVADRRVEITGPVERKMIINALNSGAKVFMADFEDALSPSWENLMRGQVNLRDAVNGTISFHDQARNRVYKLNDQTAKLFVRPRGWHLPEAHIFIDGEPATGCLVDFGLYFFHNFANFRKAQGQGFGPFFYLPKMENSREARIWNNVFDKAEKWAGIEKGSIRATVLIETLPAVFQMNEILYELRDHSVGLNCGRWDYIFSYVKTFQAHPDRLLPDRVLVGMSQHFMRSYSDLLIHTCHKRGVHAMGGMAAQIPIRDDPAANEAALELVRKDKLREVKAGHDGTWAAHPGLIPACMEVFTNNMSNAPNQIHSVKRQDASVLTEEDLLQRPRGVRTMEGLRLNTRVGIQYLAAWLTGAGSVPLYNLMEDAATAEISRVQNWQWLKYGVELDGDGLGVKVNLDLFGRVVEEEMARIEREVGKEKFKKGMYKEACKLFTRQCTAPILDDFLTLDAYNNIVMHHPIASSRL comes from the exons atggTTAGCTTTGAGACATTTCTTCAACCCAATATCTCTGTTCTAAAAAAGAGCAGTGGAATGATGGGTTATGATGTGCCTGAAGGAGTGGACATTAGGGGAAGATATGATCCTGAATTTTCCAAGATTTTAACTAGGGATGCTTTGCAATTTGTAGCTGATTTACAGAGGGAATTCAGGAACCATATTAAGTATGCTATGGAATGCAGAAAAGAGGCCAAAATGAGGTATAATAATGGAGGATTGCCAGGTTTTGATCCGGCAACTAAATATATTAGGGAAGGAGAGTGGTTGTGTGCTCCTGTGCCACAGGCTGTGGCTGATCGGAGGGTGGAGATAACTGGACCAGTTGAGAGGAAGATGATTATCAATGCCCTTAATTCTGGTGCCAAAGTTTTCATG GCAGATTTTGAAGATGCACTTTCACCAAGTTGGGAGAATCTAATGAGAGGCCAAGTAAATCTGAGGGATGCAGTGAATGGAACAATATCATTCCATGATCAAGCCAGAAACAGAGTTTATAAACTGAATGATCAGACGGCAAAGCTATTCGTGCGCCCAAGAGGCTGGCATTTGCCCGAAGCTCACATCTTCATTGATGGTGAACCTGCCACTGGTTGCCTTGTCGACTTCGGCCTCTACTTTTTCCACAACTTTGCCAACTTCCGCAAGGCACAAGGACAAGGATTTGGACCCTTTTTCTATCTCCCCAAAATGGAAAACTCTAG GGAAGCAAGAATATGGAACAATGTGTTTGATAAGGCAGAGAAATGGGCTGGAATTGAGAAAGGAAGCATTAGGGCCACTGTCCTAATTGAAACACTTCCGGCTGTGTTTCAAATGAATGAAATATTGTATGAACTGAGGGACCATTCTGTTGGCCTCAACTGTGGTAGATGGGATTACATTTTCAGCTACGTCAAGACTTTCCAGGCGCACCCCGATCGCCTTCTCCCTGATAGAGTTCTTGTTGGCATGTCTCAACACTTTATGAGAAGTTACTCTGACTTGCTCATCCACACTTGTCATAAGCGCGGTGTCCACGCTATGGGAGGCATG GCAGCTCAGATTCCGATCAGAGATGATCCAGCAGCAAATGAGGCAGCATTGGAACTAGTAAGGAAAGATAAGCTAAGAGAAGTGAAGGCAGGGCATGATGGAACATGGGCAGCTCACCCTGGCCTAATTCCAGCTTGCATGGAAGTCTTCACTAACAACATGTCCAATGCTCCTAACCAAATCCACTCCGTGAAGCGCCAAGATGCATCGGTCCTAACTGAAGAAGACCTGCTGCAGAGGCCGAGAGGTGTCCGAACAATGGAGGGTCTCCGGCTCAACACCCGAGTGGGGATTCAGTATTTAGCAGCCTGGCTAACAGGGGCTGGCTCTGTCCCTCTATACAACCTGATGGAAGATGCTGCCACAGCTGAGATTAGCAGAGTCCAAAACTGGCAGTGGTTGAAATATGGAGTGGAATTGGACGGAGATGGACTTGGAGTGAAGGTGAACTTGGACCTTTTTGGAAGAGTGGTTGAAGAAGAAATGGCTAGAATTGAGAGAGAAGTTGGAAAGGAGAAATTCAAGAAGGGAATGTACAAGGAAGCTTGCAAGTTATTCACAAGGCAATGTACTGCACCAATCTTGGATGATTTTCTGACTCTTGATGCCTACAATAACATTGTGATGCACCATCCTATTGCATCTTCCCGCCTCTAA